A section of the Oenanthe melanoleuca isolate GR-GAL-2019-014 chromosome 6, OMel1.0, whole genome shotgun sequence genome encodes:
- the CPN1 gene encoding carboxypeptidase N catalytic chain isoform X2 has product MWRTVEPEFKYVGNMHGNEVLGRELLLQLSEFLCEEYRRGNERITRLIHDTRIHIMPSMNPDGYEVAAKQGPDSNGYLTGRNNANGVDLNRNFPDLNTLMYYSREISGPNHHIPLPDNWKSQVEPETLAVIQWISSYNFVLSANLHGGAVVANYPYDKSQDQRFRSHRRTVNTPTPDDKLFQKLAKTYSYAHSWMHRGWNCGDYFADGITNGASWYSLSKGMQDFNYLYTNCFEITLELSCNKFPPEEDLERQWMANREALVAFIEEVHQGIKGMVSDENNNGIAGAVISVQGISHDVTSGDMGDYFRLLLPGTYTVTASAEGYQPLTVTTTVGPAAPSLVHFQLKQEVVRKPAERKASGTRMNNKALQKKVVPRATRRGTQR; this is encoded by the exons TGGAGCCAGAGTTCAAGTATGTTGGGAACATGCATGGGAACGAGGTGCTGGGCcgtgagctgctgctgcagctctcgGAGTTCCTGTGCGAGGAGTACCGCCGGGGCAACGAGCGGATCACGCGCCTCATCCACGACACGCGCATCCACATCATGCCCTCCATGAACCCCGACGGGTACGAAGTGGCTGCCAAGCAG GGCCCTGACAGCAACGGGTACTTGACAGGGAGGAACAATGCCAATGGAGTGGACTTGAACCGCAACTTCCCTGACCTCAACACACTCATGTACTACAGCAGGGAAATCAGCGGGCCAAATCACCACATCCCTCTGCCTGACAACTGGAAAAGCCAG GTGGAGCCAGAGACACTGGCTGTGATCCAGTGGATCAGCAGCTACAACTTTGTGCTCTCGGCCAACCTGCACGGTGGAGCAGTGGTGGCAAATTACCCCTATGACAAGTCGCAGGACCAGCGGTTCAGGAGCCACCGGCGCACGGTGAACACGCCTACCCCTGATGATAAGTTGTTTCAGAAG CTGGCCAAGACCTACTCATACGCCCACAGCTGGATGCACCGGGGCTGGAACTGTGGGGATTACTttgctgatggcatcacaaaTGGGGCATCCTGGTACTCACTCAGCAAAG GCATGCAGGACTTCAATTACCTCTATACCAACTGCTTTGAAATCACCCTGGAGCTAAGCTGCAATAAGTTTCCCCCCGAGGAGGACCTGGAGCGGCAGTGGATGGCCAACAGGGAGGCCCTTGTTGCTTTCATTGAAGAG gttCACCAGGGTATCAAAGGGATGGTGTCAGATGAGAACAACAACGGCATTGCAGGAGCCGTGATTTCTGTCCAGGGAATCAGCCATGACGTCACCTCTG GTGATATGGGGGATTATTtccggctgctgctgcctggcacttACACTGTCACAGCCTCTGCAGAAGGGTACCAGCCCCTGACAGTCACAACAACAGTGGGCCCAGCTGCACCTTCACTG GTGCATTTCCAGCTCAAACAAGAAGTGGTGAGGAAGCCTGCGGAGCGTAAAGCCTCAGGCACACGTATGAACAACAAAGCCCTTCAGAAGAAGGTAGTGCCAAGAGCCACCCGCCGGGGGACCCAAAGATGA
- the CPN1 gene encoding carboxypeptidase N catalytic chain isoform X1, which yields MARWLRPLVGALLLLEGAAALSFLHHRYEELVQALFRVQGQCPYVTRIYSIGRSVEGRHLYVLEFSDYPGIHEPLEPEFKYVGNMHGNEVLGRELLLQLSEFLCEEYRRGNERITRLIHDTRIHIMPSMNPDGYEVAAKQGPDSNGYLTGRNNANGVDLNRNFPDLNTLMYYSREISGPNHHIPLPDNWKSQVEPETLAVIQWISSYNFVLSANLHGGAVVANYPYDKSQDQRFRSHRRTVNTPTPDDKLFQKLAKTYSYAHSWMHRGWNCGDYFADGITNGASWYSLSKGMQDFNYLYTNCFEITLELSCNKFPPEEDLERQWMANREALVAFIEEVHQGIKGMVSDENNNGIAGAVISVQGISHDVTSGDMGDYFRLLLPGTYTVTASAEGYQPLTVTTTVGPAAPSLVHFQLKQEVVRKPAERKASGTRMNNKALQKKVVPRATRRGTQR from the exons ATGGCGCGGTGGCTGCGGCCCCTCGtgggagccctgctgctgctcgAGGGGGCGGCCGCCCTCAGCTTCCTCCACCATCGCTACGAGGAGCTGGTGCAGGCCCTGTTCCGCGTGCAGGGCCAGTGCCCCTACGTCACCCGCATCTACAGCATCGGCCGCAGCGTCGAGGGCCGGCACCTCTACGTGCTGGAGTTCAGCGACTACCCGGGCATCCACGAGCCCC TGGAGCCAGAGTTCAAGTATGTTGGGAACATGCATGGGAACGAGGTGCTGGGCcgtgagctgctgctgcagctctcgGAGTTCCTGTGCGAGGAGTACCGCCGGGGCAACGAGCGGATCACGCGCCTCATCCACGACACGCGCATCCACATCATGCCCTCCATGAACCCCGACGGGTACGAAGTGGCTGCCAAGCAG GGCCCTGACAGCAACGGGTACTTGACAGGGAGGAACAATGCCAATGGAGTGGACTTGAACCGCAACTTCCCTGACCTCAACACACTCATGTACTACAGCAGGGAAATCAGCGGGCCAAATCACCACATCCCTCTGCCTGACAACTGGAAAAGCCAG GTGGAGCCAGAGACACTGGCTGTGATCCAGTGGATCAGCAGCTACAACTTTGTGCTCTCGGCCAACCTGCACGGTGGAGCAGTGGTGGCAAATTACCCCTATGACAAGTCGCAGGACCAGCGGTTCAGGAGCCACCGGCGCACGGTGAACACGCCTACCCCTGATGATAAGTTGTTTCAGAAG CTGGCCAAGACCTACTCATACGCCCACAGCTGGATGCACCGGGGCTGGAACTGTGGGGATTACTttgctgatggcatcacaaaTGGGGCATCCTGGTACTCACTCAGCAAAG GCATGCAGGACTTCAATTACCTCTATACCAACTGCTTTGAAATCACCCTGGAGCTAAGCTGCAATAAGTTTCCCCCCGAGGAGGACCTGGAGCGGCAGTGGATGGCCAACAGGGAGGCCCTTGTTGCTTTCATTGAAGAG gttCACCAGGGTATCAAAGGGATGGTGTCAGATGAGAACAACAACGGCATTGCAGGAGCCGTGATTTCTGTCCAGGGAATCAGCCATGACGTCACCTCTG GTGATATGGGGGATTATTtccggctgctgctgcctggcacttACACTGTCACAGCCTCTGCAGAAGGGTACCAGCCCCTGACAGTCACAACAACAGTGGGCCCAGCTGCACCTTCACTG GTGCATTTCCAGCTCAAACAAGAAGTGGTGAGGAAGCCTGCGGAGCGTAAAGCCTCAGGCACACGTATGAACAACAAAGCCCTTCAGAAGAAGGTAGTGCCAAGAGCCACCCGCCGGGGGACCCAAAGATGA